In the genome of Nyctibius grandis isolate bNycGra1 chromosome 18, bNycGra1.pri, whole genome shotgun sequence, one region contains:
- the MYL10 gene encoding myosin regulatory light chain 10: MDQNRDGFIDKADLRDTFAALGRLNVKNEELENMVKEAPGPINFTVFLTMFGEKLKGTDPEETILNAFKIFDPEGKGHIKADYIKEMLMTQADRFSQEEIKQMFAAFPPDVSGNLDYKNLCYVITHGEEKD; encoded by the exons ATGGATCAGAACAGGGATGGCTTTATTGACAAAGCAGACTTGAGAGACACATTTGCTGCACTAG GTCGTCTGAATGTCAAGAATGAAGAGCTTGAAAACATGGTGAAGGAGGCGCCAGGTCCTATTAACTTCACTGTTTTCCTTACTATGTTTGGGGAAAAGCTGAAAG gCACGGACCCAGAAGAAACCATTCTGAATGCTTTTAAGATTTTCGACCCAGAAGGAAAAGGCCACATAAAGGCAGACTA CATCAAAGAAATGCTTATGACACAGGCAGACCGGTTCAGTCAAGAAGAG ATCAAACAGATGTTTGCTGCTTTCCCTCCAGATGTCTCTGGTAATCTTGACTATAAGAACCTCTGTTACGTTATCACCCATGGTGAGGAGAAAGACTAA